The following proteins come from a genomic window of Pararhodobacter sp.:
- a CDS encoding carbohydrate ABC transporter permease: MASTALRAPRALRIATTAFVVVWLIVAAFPFLWTLWGSFKVELDFFSMANWTNALTGANTERTLGSPFTGAAYHGAWVQEEFWRAVINTFIVCFFVVLTSLTIGTLGGYALSRSGHRYTFWLLILALIFRAMPPITLVSGYLLPFFEWNLWGILPTTIIVLVAINQPFTLWMLHSFFQNIPKELDESAKVDGCTQFQAFRRVIVPVMWPGVITTGLFSFLLAYNDFAVTAMLLSESNRTMVPAIAAFLGTTNTEGNVMFAVAAVVSATAPLFILVMVFQRQIVSGLTAGAVKG, from the coding sequence ATGGCCTCGACTGCACTTCGCGCACCGCGCGCCCTTCGCATCGCAACCACCGCGTTCGTGGTTGTCTGGCTGATCGTCGCCGCGTTTCCATTCCTGTGGACACTCTGGGGATCGTTCAAGGTCGAGCTGGATTTCTTTTCCATGGCGAATTGGACCAACGCCCTGACCGGCGCCAACACCGAGCGCACGCTCGGATCGCCCTTTACCGGAGCCGCGTATCACGGGGCCTGGGTGCAGGAAGAATTCTGGCGCGCGGTAATCAACACCTTCATTGTGTGTTTCTTCGTGGTGCTCACGTCGCTGACCATTGGCACGCTGGGCGGCTATGCGCTGTCGCGCTCGGGCCATCGCTATACGTTCTGGCTTTTGATCCTGGCGCTGATCTTCCGCGCGATGCCGCCGATCACGCTGGTGTCCGGCTATCTGCTGCCGTTCTTTGAATGGAACCTCTGGGGCATCCTGCCGACAACGATCATTGTGCTGGTGGCAATCAACCAGCCCTTCACCCTGTGGATGCTGCATTCGTTTTTCCAGAACATCCCCAAGGAGTTGGACGAAAGCGCCAAGGTCGATGGCTGCACCCAGTTCCAGGCGTTTCGGCGCGTGATCGTTCCGGTCATGTGGCCGGGGGTGATCACCACCGGGCTGTTCAGCTTTCTTCTGGCGTATAACGATTTCGCCGTGACCGCGATGCTCCTGAGTGAATCGAACCGCACCATGGTTCCGGCGATCGCCGCCTTCCTCGGCACGACCAATACCGAGGGGAACGTCATGTTCGCGGTCGCTGCCGTGGTGTCGGCCACCGCACCGCTGTTCATCCTGGTGATGGTGTTCCAGCGCCAGATCGTGTCGGGCCTGACCGCCGGGGCCGTCAAGGGATGA
- a CDS encoding ester cyclase, translating into MGIATTQTVENKKLYRQFLGRFDHGTEAIAKAAADLFATDAKVSASHPVNEARNGYIADVIAPIWAAFNGCTRHNQIVIGGEYLGGEWVTSTGYFHGHFARPLFGIPASGKLAMLRFGEFHRIENGQIVESQVFLGLAELIIALGLWPLAPSQGYEGVVPGPASHDGIFDGPSDSAQSRATADLVEGMLMKLASDTEGWRPDWHERMVWYGPGGLGSYATVDAFAAFQRPFELTFDGWGDGQNEGITGIESSCKAGDGTYAFLSGWPMLTGVQVRPFLGLEPTHKRVTMRDCDWWRVENGKIIENWCMLDIPHVLMQLGYDLFAEIGAHHPA; encoded by the coding sequence ATGGGAATCGCCACCACCCAGACCGTCGAGAACAAGAAACTCTATCGACAGTTCCTGGGCCGCTTTGACCACGGGACCGAGGCCATCGCCAAGGCTGCCGCCGACCTGTTCGCGACCGATGCCAAAGTCAGCGCCAGCCACCCGGTGAACGAGGCCCGCAACGGCTATATCGCCGATGTGATCGCCCCGATCTGGGCGGCGTTCAACGGCTGCACCCGGCACAACCAGATTGTCATCGGCGGCGAATATCTGGGCGGCGAATGGGTCACGTCGACCGGGTATTTCCATGGCCATTTCGCGCGGCCGCTCTTTGGCATTCCGGCCAGCGGCAAATTGGCCATGCTGCGTTTCGGCGAGTTCCACCGGATCGAGAACGGGCAGATCGTCGAAAGCCAGGTGTTTCTGGGCCTCGCCGAACTGATTATCGCGCTGGGTCTGTGGCCCCTTGCCCCCAGTCAGGGCTATGAGGGCGTCGTACCCGGTCCGGCGAGCCATGACGGCATTTTCGACGGCCCTTCTGACTCGGCGCAATCGCGCGCCACGGCGGATCTGGTCGAGGGGATGCTGATGAAACTGGCCTCGGATACCGAAGGCTGGCGACCGGATTGGCACGAACGGATGGTCTGGTACGGTCCCGGCGGGCTGGGATCCTATGCCACGGTCGATGCCTTTGCCGCTTTCCAACGTCCTTTCGAGCTGACCTTTGACGGCTGGGGCGACGGGCAGAACGAGGGGATCACCGGCATCGAATCCAGCTGCAAGGCTGGCGATGGCACCTATGCCTTTCTCAGCGGCTGGCCGATGCTAACCGGCGTCCAGGTGCGGCCTTTTCTGGGCCTCGAACCCACGCACAAGCGTGTCACCATGCGCGATTGCGATTGGTGGCGGGTGGAAAACGGCAAGATCATCGAGAACTGGTGCATGCTGGATATCCCGCATGTGCTGATGCAGTTGGGATACGACCTGTTCGCCGAAATCGGCGCACACCATCCCGCCTGA
- the hisD gene encoding histidinol dehydrogenase, protein MAIEHLKQSKPEAERAEDDAKVRAVVETTLTDIQARGDAAVRDLSQKFDGYAPANFRLSASEIEAAMQKVSARDMEDIRFAQKQIRTFAEAQRASMTDIEVETMPGVILGHRNIPVQSVGCYVPGGKFPMVASAHMSVLTANVAGVPRIIASAPPQNGEPHPAIVAAMHLGGAHEIYVLGGIQAVGAMAIGTETIDPVHMLVGPGNAFVAEAKRQLFGRVGIDLFAGPTETMLIADDTVDAELCATDLLGQAEHGYNSPACLITNSRRLAEETMAEIERLLQILPTRGTAEVSWRDYGDVILCDTYEEMLQVANDMAYEHVQVMTDRDDWFLEQMHSYGALFLGPRTNVANGDKVIGTNHTLPTKKAGRYTGGLWVGKFLKTHSYQRVTTDEAAAMIGAYGSRLCMLEGFVGHAEQCNIRVRRYGGRNVPYGQAAE, encoded by the coding sequence ATGGCCATTGAGCATCTGAAGCAATCCAAACCCGAAGCCGAACGCGCCGAAGATGACGCCAAGGTCCGTGCGGTGGTGGAAACGACGCTGACCGACATTCAGGCGCGCGGCGATGCTGCCGTGCGCGATCTGAGTCAGAAATTTGACGGTTATGCGCCAGCCAACTTTCGCCTTTCGGCCTCGGAAATCGAGGCGGCGATGCAAAAGGTGTCGGCCCGCGACATGGAGGACATCCGCTTCGCGCAAAAGCAGATTCGCACTTTTGCCGAGGCCCAGCGCGCCAGCATGACCGATATCGAGGTCGAAACCATGCCCGGCGTGATCCTGGGCCATCGCAATATCCCGGTGCAATCCGTTGGCTGCTATGTTCCCGGCGGCAAGTTCCCGATGGTGGCCAGCGCGCATATGTCGGTGTTGACCGCCAATGTCGCGGGGGTGCCGCGCATCATCGCCTCGGCCCCGCCGCAAAACGGCGAGCCGCACCCGGCCATTGTCGCCGCGATGCATCTGGGCGGCGCGCATGAGATCTATGTGCTGGGCGGTATTCAGGCGGTGGGCGCGATGGCCATCGGCACCGAGACCATCGACCCGGTGCATATGCTGGTCGGCCCCGGCAACGCCTTTGTCGCCGAAGCCAAGCGGCAGTTGTTTGGGCGCGTGGGCATCGACCTGTTCGCGGGGCCGACGGAGACCATGCTGATCGCGGATGACACCGTGGATGCAGAGCTGTGTGCGACGGATCTTCTGGGGCAGGCGGAACACGGGTATAACTCGCCCGCGTGCCTGATCACCAATTCGCGGCGTCTGGCCGAAGAAACGATGGCCGAAATCGAGCGCCTGTTGCAGATCCTGCCGACGCGCGGCACCGCCGAGGTCAGTTGGCGCGACTATGGCGACGTGATCTTGTGCGACACGTATGAGGAAATGCTGCAGGTCGCCAATGACATGGCCTATGAGCATGTGCAGGTGATGACCGACCGGGATGACTGGTTCCTGGAGCAGATGCATTCCTATGGCGCGCTGTTCCTTGGGCCGCGGACCAATGTGGCGAATGGCGACAAGGTGATCGGCACCAACCACACGCTGCCGACCAAGAAGGCCGGGCGCTATACGGGCGGGCTTTGGGTCGGCAAGTTCCTGAAAACCCACAGTTATCAGCGTGTGACCACGGATGAGGCGGCGGCGATGATCGGGGCTTATGGCAGCCGGTTGTGCATGCTCGAAGGGTTCGTGGGCCATGCCGAGCAATGCAATATCCGTGTCCGCCGCTATGGCGGGCGAAATGTGCCATACGGGCAAGCTGCCGAGTAA
- a CDS encoding ester cyclase: MSRSEDLKALIAPMRAAMADFEGDRVRAVLDAVVAPDAVLKLCHPFGELIGPGALFERCYAPLLAAMPDLERRDMIVMAGTTPEGQEWVGTMGNYMGSFRAPFLDIPPTGHLAHMRFHEFYRIDAGKIVEMQAIWDIPELMMQAKAWPMAPQLGALICTPGPMSGDGLSVSGDGRAAMDHVVAMLTDLCRFPGNPDPDVMRLDHFWNPRMNWYGPAGIGTARGISGFRTWHQGPFLRGMPDRKLDAMGDLMSHWVGEGQYVCETGWPNMRLTLTGDGWMGIAPTGTEITLRSLDFWRLENGLIRENWVLVDILDAYRQVGIDVFARLREFNKARAPGAIPEADWRTA; this comes from the coding sequence ATGAGCAGGTCAGAGGATTTGAAAGCCTTGATTGCGCCGATGCGGGCGGCCATGGCGGATTTCGAAGGCGACCGCGTGCGCGCGGTGCTTGACGCGGTGGTCGCGCCCGACGCCGTGCTGAAACTGTGCCATCCGTTTGGCGAATTGATCGGGCCGGGTGCGCTGTTCGAGCGTTGTTATGCGCCGCTGCTGGCGGCGATGCCCGATCTGGAGCGCCGCGACATGATCGTCATGGCTGGCACCACCCCCGAGGGCCAGGAGTGGGTCGGGACGATGGGCAACTACATGGGCAGCTTCCGTGCGCCTTTTCTCGATATCCCGCCGACCGGCCATCTCGCCCATATGCGCTTTCACGAGTTCTACCGGATTGACGCGGGAAAGATCGTCGAGATGCAGGCGATCTGGGACATCCCGGAACTGATGATGCAAGCGAAAGCATGGCCGATGGCGCCGCAGCTGGGCGCGCTGATCTGCACACCGGGGCCGATGTCAGGCGACGGCCTGAGCGTATCCGGCGACGGTCGGGCGGCGATGGATCACGTCGTGGCCATGTTGACCGACCTCTGTCGGTTTCCCGGAAATCCCGACCCCGACGTCATGCGGCTTGATCACTTCTGGAACCCGCGGATGAATTGGTATGGACCTGCAGGGATCGGCACCGCACGCGGCATCTCGGGGTTCCGCACATGGCATCAGGGGCCCTTCTTGCGCGGCATGCCGGACCGAAAGCTCGACGCGATGGGCGACTTGATGTCCCATTGGGTCGGTGAAGGGCAATACGTCTGCGAAACTGGATGGCCAAACATGCGCTTGACTTTGACGGGCGACGGCTGGATGGGGATCGCGCCGACCGGGACCGAAATTACTCTGCGCAGCCTTGACTTCTGGCGGTTGGAGAATGGCCTGATCCGAGAGAACTGGGTACTTGTGGATATTCTGGACGCGTATCGTCAGGTCGGCATTGATGTGTTTGCGCGACTGAGGGAATTCAACAAGGCGCGGGCTCCCGGCGCGATCCCGGAAGCAGATTGGAGAACAGCATGA
- a CDS encoding SDR family NAD(P)-dependent oxidoreductase, with translation MTLPRTPSFRLDGKRALVTGASSGIGLACAAALCEAGAHVVVAARRADKLAHLVNELRAAGYSAEALALDVADVATTEKAVAATGPFDILVNSAGMARHGPALETTETDFDAVSTLNIKGAYFLTRAVAKGLTAAGKPGTLINISSQMAHVGGVDRAVYAATKHAVEGFTKSMAIEWGLKGIRVNTICPTFILTPLTKSTFDNPERAAWIREKIKLGRPGEVEDVMGAVVFLASDASALITGTSLMVDGGWTAE, from the coding sequence ATGACCCTGCCCCGCACGCCCTCTTTTCGGCTCGATGGCAAACGCGCGCTGGTGACAGGGGCGTCTTCCGGCATCGGACTGGCGTGCGCGGCTGCGCTTTGCGAGGCGGGCGCGCATGTGGTCGTGGCTGCGCGTCGGGCGGACAAACTGGCACATTTGGTGAATGAGCTGCGGGCTGCGGGTTACAGTGCAGAGGCTCTGGCCCTGGACGTGGCCGACGTGGCCACGACAGAAAAGGCCGTCGCGGCAACGGGCCCCTTCGACATTCTGGTGAACTCGGCCGGGATGGCGCGCCACGGCCCGGCGCTTGAAACGACCGAAACCGATTTCGATGCGGTGAGCACTCTCAACATCAAGGGGGCTTACTTCCTTACCCGCGCCGTGGCCAAGGGGCTGACCGCGGCGGGCAAACCCGGCACGCTGATCAATATATCCAGCCAAATGGCCCATGTGGGCGGGGTCGACCGGGCGGTCTATGCGGCCACCAAGCACGCGGTCGAAGGCTTCACCAAATCCATGGCGATCGAATGGGGGCTCAAGGGCATCCGCGTGAACACGATCTGCCCAACCTTCATCCTCACTCCGCTAACGAAATCGACCTTCGACAACCCCGAACGGGCGGCATGGATTCGGGAAAAAATCAAACTGGGCCGCCCCGGCGAGGTCGAGGACGTCATGGGTGCGGTCGTGTTCCTGGCCTCCGATGCCTCGGCACTGATCACCGGCACGTCCTTGATGGTAGACGGGGGCTGGACGGCAGAATGA